In one Candidatus Lokiarchaeota archaeon genomic region, the following are encoded:
- a CDS encoding radical SAM protein, whose amino-acid sequence MEPNMWRFTRPDSRKVWNNPDAKERLSRYRAIIDDSKWAKYLLTKDVEADVDLSESTEQLWAVHDQLSEEFQDYIDVVDGGEERKNQANPPEQSFLDLKIELAYQILQNCHFCERKCGADRTKDEKGWCKLGEESRVSSAFLHTGEEAPLVPSGTIFFASCCFGCVFCQNYDISTNPNNGRAVSPEGVASIAERLHDDGALNINYVGGDPIPNTHTIIASMQHQESNVTQLWNSNLYCSEDTMKLLFDVIDVWLPDFKYGNNECGNRLSGVTRYFDVVSRNHAIAYDSGEVIVRHLVMPNHVDCCSIPILEWIAENIPQCMVNIMGQYRPQHKVTRQQERFSDIARPVNRQEMQRVFDKADELGICWRPVS is encoded by the coding sequence ATGGAACCCAATATGTGGCGTTTCACAAGACCGGATTCAAGGAAAGTCTGGAACAACCCTGATGCGAAAGAGCGACTAAGCAGATACAGAGCAATTATTGATGATTCAAAATGGGCAAAATATCTGCTGACAAAAGACGTTGAAGCGGATGTTGACCTGAGCGAGTCGACAGAACAGCTCTGGGCGGTTCATGACCAGCTTTCTGAAGAATTTCAAGACTATATTGATGTTGTTGATGGAGGAGAAGAGCGAAAGAATCAAGCTAATCCACCTGAACAGAGCTTTTTGGATTTGAAGATTGAACTGGCTTATCAAATCCTTCAGAACTGCCATTTCTGTGAGCGTAAGTGTGGAGCTGATCGAACCAAAGATGAGAAGGGCTGGTGTAAGCTTGGCGAAGAATCACGGGTGTCTTCCGCGTTTTTGCATACCGGCGAAGAAGCACCACTTGTTCCAAGCGGAACCATCTTCTTTGCATCCTGCTGTTTCGGTTGTGTATTCTGTCAGAACTACGACATATCGACCAATCCGAACAATGGAAGAGCCGTCAGCCCCGAGGGGGTGGCATCCATTGCAGAACGCCTTCATGATGATGGTGCACTCAATATCAATTACGTGGGCGGAGATCCTATTCCAAATACTCACACCATTATCGCCTCAATGCAGCACCAGGAATCCAATGTTACACAGCTATGGAACTCGAATCTCTACTGCTCGGAAGACACCATGAAGCTGCTTTTCGATGTCATTGATGTTTGGTTACCTGATTTCAAGTATGGAAACAACGAGTGCGGAAATCGTCTGTCAGGCGTGACCAGGTATTTTGACGTGGTATCGAGGAATCATGCCATTGCCTACGATTCAGGTGAGGTGATTGTCAGACACCTTGTGATGCCGAATCATGTCGATTGCTGTTCTATTCCTATCCTTGAGTGGATTGCCGAGAACATCCCCCAGTGTATGGTGAATATCATGGGCCAGTACAGGCCGCAGCATAAGGTGACACGCCAACAGGAACGATTTTCAGATATTGCTCGGCCAGTGAATCGGCAAGAGATGCAGCGAGTGTTTGACAAAGCAGACGAGCTAGGGATATGCTGGAGACCAGTAAGCTAA
- a CDS encoding NYN domain-containing protein yields the protein MVVLELDRAAVLIDLGYLAKILKYCFGEPRINFEEFSDLICGDKERLRTFVYDSNPYVSPEPTEDEKNRAANHDRFVKSINGLSRFEVRLGKTAHNPQTGNFFQRGVDVLFTVDLMRLSWDKQINTAFLVTGDSDFIPAIISAKKAGVLIILYYRDCYDPQGRPMSRATDELLDACDETRLIEEELIEDCKF from the coding sequence ATGGTGGTGCTTGAGTTGGATCGAGCTGCTGTCCTTATCGACTTGGGGTATCTAGCTAAGATTCTCAAATATTGTTTTGGTGAACCACGAATCAACTTCGAGGAGTTCTCGGATCTGATCTGCGGAGATAAGGAGCGGCTTCGAACGTTCGTATATGATAGCAATCCGTATGTCAGCCCTGAGCCAACTGAAGATGAAAAAAACCGAGCGGCAAACCACGATCGGTTTGTGAAGAGTATCAACGGTTTGTCACGCTTCGAAGTCAGGCTGGGGAAAACTGCGCATAATCCACAAACCGGCAATTTTTTTCAGCGGGGAGTGGATGTGCTTTTCACTGTAGATCTTATGCGGCTAAGCTGGGACAAACAAATCAACACAGCATTCCTTGTAACAGGGGATAGTGATTTCATTCCTGCAATCATATCAGCAAAGAAAGCTGGCGTTCTAATCATCCTCTACTACAGGGATTGTTATGATCCACAGGGAAGACCCATGAGTCGTGCCACAGACGAATTGCTGGATGCATGCGATGAAACAAGACTGATAGAAGAAGAACTGATTGAAGATTGTAAATTCTGA